Proteins encoded by one window of Salvia splendens isolate huo1 chromosome 7, SspV2, whole genome shotgun sequence:
- the LOC121742132 gene encoding basic leucine zipper 9-like isoform X1, which translates to MDNKKAILKNSSIYGCGGDLKKSPSELALQELFSSENDRKIHHFEASDSYNLFAMDHSDDHPTFPFKNLEVRRETSAPNALAEPQVWPWKSICVDSPSYASKGSETQAVGASSGSSHDQSDEEDIEIEAGSYDHITNPADVKRIKRMVSNRESARRSRRRKQAHLADLEQQVEQLRGENGTLFKQLAEATQQFKDSTTNNRVLRSDVEALRAKVKLAEDMVARGSLTSSLSHLIQNYLTTPQDYVNSSSGGNSSSIPPMMGGRADDGSPYSGSAAVQNPESFSSNGEAGPEMWAWEGNHGHHK; encoded by the exons ATGGACAACAAGAAGGCAATATTGAAGAACAGTTCAATCTATGGCTGCGGCGGTGACCTGAAGAAAAGCCCATCTGAATTAGCTCTTCAAGAACTTTTTTCCTCTGAAAACGACAGAAAAATCCACCACTTTGAAGCCTCTGATTCCTATAATCTCTTTGCCATGGACCACTCCGATGATCATCCCACTTTCCCTTTCAAGAATTTG GAGGTCCGTAGGGAAACATCAGCTCCTAACGCGTTGGCAGAGCCTCAAGTTTGGCCTTGGAAGTCTATATGTG TTGACAGCCCGTCGTACGCCTCAAAGGGCTCGGAGACTCAAGCAGTAGGCGCCAGCAGCGGCTCGTCTCATGACCAGTCGGACGAAGAGGACATTGAGATAGAAGCCGGCTCTTATGACCACATCACGAACCCCGCTGATGTCAAACGCATCAAAAGGATGGTCTCCAACCGCGAGTCTGCGCGAAGATCCAGACGAAGGAAGCAAGCACACTTGGCAGATCTTGAACAGCAG gTGGAACAATTGAGAGGTGAGAATGGAACTCTCTTCAAACAGCTTGCTGAAGCCACTCAGCAATTCAAAGACTCAACGACGAACAACCGCGTGCTGAGGTCAGACGTGGAGGCGCTACGAGCCAAGGTGAAGCTGGCCGAGGATATGGTGGCTCGGGGCTCGTTGACATCGAGCCTGAGCCATCTTATCCAAAACTACCTCACCACGCCACAGGACTACGTGAACAGCAGCAGCGGTGGCAACAGTAGCAGCATTCCCCCGATGATGGGGGGCCGTGCTGATGATGGCTCTCCGTATTCTGGATCAGCAGCGGTTCAGAATCCGGAGAGCTTCAGCAGCAACGGGGAGGCCGGCCCGGAGATGTGGGCTTGGGAGGGCAATCATGGTCATCACAAATGA
- the LOC121742132 gene encoding bZIP transcription factor RISBZ4-like isoform X2, with protein MEVRRETSAPNALAEPQVWPWKSICVDSPSYASKGSETQAVGASSGSSHDQSDEEDIEIEAGSYDHITNPADVKRIKRMVSNRESARRSRRRKQAHLADLEQQVEQLRGENGTLFKQLAEATQQFKDSTTNNRVLRSDVEALRAKVKLAEDMVARGSLTSSLSHLIQNYLTTPQDYVNSSSGGNSSSIPPMMGGRADDGSPYSGSAAVQNPESFSSNGEAGPEMWAWEGNHGHHK; from the exons ATG GAGGTCCGTAGGGAAACATCAGCTCCTAACGCGTTGGCAGAGCCTCAAGTTTGGCCTTGGAAGTCTATATGTG TTGACAGCCCGTCGTACGCCTCAAAGGGCTCGGAGACTCAAGCAGTAGGCGCCAGCAGCGGCTCGTCTCATGACCAGTCGGACGAAGAGGACATTGAGATAGAAGCCGGCTCTTATGACCACATCACGAACCCCGCTGATGTCAAACGCATCAAAAGGATGGTCTCCAACCGCGAGTCTGCGCGAAGATCCAGACGAAGGAAGCAAGCACACTTGGCAGATCTTGAACAGCAG gTGGAACAATTGAGAGGTGAGAATGGAACTCTCTTCAAACAGCTTGCTGAAGCCACTCAGCAATTCAAAGACTCAACGACGAACAACCGCGTGCTGAGGTCAGACGTGGAGGCGCTACGAGCCAAGGTGAAGCTGGCCGAGGATATGGTGGCTCGGGGCTCGTTGACATCGAGCCTGAGCCATCTTATCCAAAACTACCTCACCACGCCACAGGACTACGTGAACAGCAGCAGCGGTGGCAACAGTAGCAGCATTCCCCCGATGATGGGGGGCCGTGCTGATGATGGCTCTCCGTATTCTGGATCAGCAGCGGTTCAGAATCCGGAGAGCTTCAGCAGCAACGGGGAGGCCGGCCCGGAGATGTGGGCTTGGGAGGGCAATCATGGTCATCACAAATGA